A DNA window from Paramormyrops kingsleyae isolate MSU_618 chromosome 10, PKINGS_0.4, whole genome shotgun sequence contains the following coding sequences:
- the cnot8 gene encoding CCR4-NOT transcription complex subunit 8, with amino-acid sequence MPAALADTSQIICEVWASNVEEEMRKIRQIIQSYNYIAMDTEFPGVVVRPIGEFRSTVDYQYQLLRCNVDLLKIIQLGLTFMNEDGDYPPGTTTWQFNFKFNLTEDMYSQDSIDLLQNSGLQFKKHEEEGIDTLYFAELLMTSGLVLCENVKWLSFHSGYDFGYLVKLLTDARLPEEEHEFFQILNLFFPAIYDVKYLMKSCKNLKGGLQEVADQLELKRIGRQHQAGSDSLLTGMAFFRMKELFFEDNIDDAKYCGRLYGLGSGSSQNQNGISSVSQEDSNNKH; translated from the exons ATGCCAGCCGCACTTGCAGATACCAGTCAAATTATCTGCGAGGTCTGGGCGAGCAATGTGGAGGAAGAAATGAGGAAGATCCGACAGATTATTCAAAGTTACAACTACATTGCCATG GATACAGAGTTCCCAGGAGTGGTGGTTAGGCCTATCGGGGAATTTCGCAGTACTGTTGATTACCAGTACCAGCTTTTGCGTTGCAATGTGGACCTTCTGAAAATAATCCAGCTGGGGCTGACCTTTATGAATGAGGACGGAGATTATCCGCCTGGGACGACGACATGGCAGTTCAACTTCAAATTCAATCTAAC AGAGGATATGTATTCCCAGGACTCAATTGATTTACTCCAGAACTCTGGACTTCAGTTCAAAAAGCATGAGGAAGAAGGAATTGATACTCTGTACTTTGCAGAGCTACTAATGACATCTGGCTTGGTGTTGTGTGAAAATGTGAAGTGGCTGTCTTTCCACAG TGGCTATGATTTTGGTTACCTGGTGAAACTCCTCACCGATGCTCGACTTCCGGAGGAGGAGCACGAATTCTTCCAGATACTCAACCTGTTTTTTCCAGCGATTTATGATGTGAAatatttaatgaaaagctgCAAGAATCTTAAG GGTGGCCTTCAGGAGGTCGCTGACCAGCTGGAACTGAAGAGAATTGGGCGGCAGCACCAAGCTGGCTCTGACTCCTTACTGACTGGGATGGCCTTCTTCCGCATGAAAGAg TTGTTCTTTGAAGACAACATTGACGATGCAAAGTACTGTGGCCGGTTGTACGGCTTGGGGTCTGGATCTTCTCAAAACCAGAATGGCATCTCCAGTGTTTCTCAAGAGGACAGTAACAACAAACACTGA